The Streptobacillus ratti genome includes a region encoding these proteins:
- the dapA gene encoding 4-hydroxy-tetrahydrodipicolinate synthase: MKYTKSYVALVTPFDKDLKLDVEKIRELVRFHIDNMTKGIVVCGTTGETATMSEEEYILAIKTVIDEAKGKIQVIAGAGSNSTEKAIYLTKICKNLGVDAVLSVTPYYNKPTQREIINHYKKIAEVGVDVILYNVPSRTGVNMEVETTVELSKVKNIVGIKEATGNMDQMIEIINRVDKDFAVISGEDNFMLPMQAIGSCGVISVTANAFPKQVAMQFELEGEERFKLHQFMYDIHKSMFIAGNPVTIKSAMNILGLLENDGVREPLLSATDETKNRLRELFIQKGLI; this comes from the coding sequence ATGAAGTATACAAAAAGCTATGTAGCATTAGTAACACCTTTTGATAAAGATTTAAAATTAGATGTTGAAAAAATTAGGGAACTTGTTAGATTTCATATAGATAATATGACAAAAGGTATTGTTGTTTGTGGAACGACTGGAGAAACTGCAACTATGAGTGAAGAAGAATATATTTTAGCTATAAAAACAGTTATAGATGAGGCAAAGGGTAAAATACAAGTAATTGCTGGTGCTGGTTCAAATTCAACTGAAAAGGCAATATATTTAACTAAGATATGTAAAAATTTAGGAGTTGACGCAGTACTTTCTGTAACTCCATATTACAATAAACCAACACAAAGAGAAATAATTAATCATTATAAAAAGATAGCTGAAGTTGGTGTAGATGTAATACTTTATAATGTGCCATCAAGAACAGGTGTTAATATGGAAGTAGAAACAACTGTTGAGTTATCTAAAGTAAAAAATATAGTTGGAATAAAAGAAGCTACAGGTAATATGGATCAAATGATAGAAATAATAAATAGGGTTGATAAGGATTTTGCTGTGATATCAGGAGAAGATAATTTTATGTTACCTATGCAAGCTATTGGTTCATGTGGAGTAATTTCTGTTACTGCAAATGCTTTTCCAAAACAAGTAGCAATGCAATTTGAATTAGAGGGGGAAGAAAGATTTAAATTACATCAATTTATGTATGATATACATAAATCAATGTTTATAGCTGGAAATCCTGTAACTATTAAATCTGCTATGAATATATTAGGATTACTTGAAAATGATGGAGTTAGAGAACCTTTATTATCTGCAACTGATGAAACTAAAAATAGACTAAGAGAGTTATTTATTCAAAAAGGACTGATATAG